gaagatttgccctaagccaacatctgttgccagtcttctcctttttttaaatttttatgtgagctgcgaccacagcatggcctctgacagaggagtggtgtgggtccaccccaggaactgaacctgggcccaAGAAGCAGAACGCACTAAaattaaccaccaggccaccagggccagcccgatccattttattttatttttatgtatttgtttttttcctaagcttggcacctgagctaacatctgttgccaatcttttctttcttcttcctctctccaaagccccccggtacatagttgtgtatttttagttatgggtccttctagttgtggcatgtgggacgccgcctcagtgtggcctgatgagcagtgccaggtccgtgcccaggatccaagctggcgAAACTCTGGCCCACAGAagcaaagtgcatgaacttaaccactcggcccgggggctggccccttccattttattttttaagtgcacTTCCaaataagttgcagacatgaATCCACTTCATCCGTAAACCCTTTAGCAGACGTGATAGGGATTAACTGGAACATTTGTTTTACAGTTCtctttttgagataaaatttacatactagtgaaagttaattttaaaaaatcacacgAATCACGAATAATTCTCCTTGTAAAAACGTTGAAATAGTGCCACAGATGAAGCTAAGAGCCTTTGACAGCCGTCCTCTGGTGTCCGCATCCTTTCCCCTGAGGAGCCACTCTGAGTGGAATGTTTCCTTCCATCTGTCTTATCTGCGTTGACGCCCTTGCGTCTGTGTAGGGAAGAAACACCAGTGGTGACAGGGCAGGATTcggctttggagtcaggctgtGTGGACACTTACCTCATCCTCTTGCAGCAAGATTCTGGccaagatgtgtttcctggggtGGCTGCCGCACGACCAGGCAGTTCCGTGCTCAGTGCCGAGCACTGTACCTACCAAACAGCGGATACTCAATGAGTGTTGACCATTATGTTGGGAATATTGTACCCACGtaaaataaatggtattggggccagcctggtggcatagtggttaagttcgtgtgttccacttcgaccgcctggggttcatgggttcagatcctggacacagacttacgtaccgctcatcaagccatgccttggcggcgtcctacatacaaagtagaggaagactggcaactgaggctagctcagggccaatcttccttaccaaaaaaaaaaatatatatatatagtttttttcttttatctataaaGCATCATTTTGCCACTCTTTCCCACAGGTCTTGAGGAATTACCCATGTTCGTATCTCTACATCTGCTTTGTTCTTAAATCCTACGTAGGTAGCTATTATGTTACCAATGGACGTTTTAGTTTTTTCCCTAGATTTTGCTGTTAAAACAGTGCTGTCAGAAACCAGTGTTTCTCTAGGGTGAATTCCAAAAAAGAGGTATTACTAGGTTGGGCAGTGTGTGCATTCAAACAAACTAAggaattagtttttaaaaataataatagatacACAGGATTCAAAATATGCAATATcgtaaaatgtgaaaaaaaaggtCTCCCCCTAATTCTGTCACCCAAGTCACCCCATTCTTTCCCCCAGAGGCAGCAAATGCTCCCATTTTCCTTTGAGTCCTTCTGGAGATACTCTCTGCATGCAAAAACACAAACATCTCTATTCTTCAGAAACAAAGCAGGTGGTAGTGGTGTCCGCATTTTACGCTTCTGTAGAAATCACCAGATTGTGTCTGAGGTAGCCAGAccaattcccaccagcagggctgGAGATCTGCTTCTCCAAATCTTGGCCAACATTTGATATTACAAAACTTCaagagttttctcatttgttgttTGCAAGTAAAAGTTGGTTTACTCATTGGCTTTGTGcccatttaattttattattttttttggtgaggaagattggccctgagctaacatctatccaGTCTTCCTCcggtttttgtatgtgggacaccaccacagcgtggcctgatgagtggtgtgtaggtctgccctcggtatccaaacccatgaaccccaggccgccaaagcagagtgcatgaactcaaccactgtgccaccgggccagcccctgtgtccaTTTTAAATTTAGCCTCCATGGCTTCTAGCCTTGTGAATTACCTTTTAGTGGCCAATATTTCTAGTAAGTTCCTTTCCCTGGCCCCAAACTTGCAGATCTAAATTTGGGCAGGAAGATTTGATTATTCTGTCAAAAGCAGTCCACAAATTTCATGCTATGCagttcctttttaatttctttttccttccttcttttcttttttgcttaaggaagatcagctctgagctaacacctgtgccagtttCCCTCTGTtatgtatgtgggtcactgccacagtgtggcttgacgtgtgtaggtccacacccgggctccaaacccatgaacccgggctcCCAAAGCACagtgtgctggacttaaccactatgccacatggctggccccattctttcttttttcttaaaggtaAAATAGACATATAGTGAAACATACAGTGCTATCAGCTagttatattttgtttgtttgttttccagcaAGTCAAACTTCCAgggtttttttcagctttttgctATTACCAGgctgtgattttttcttttgttttcaacctGGATCTGATTTGCCCTGGACCAACGGCAGCTTTAgcctttgtcattttccttttgtgttaCTGCCGCCACTGGTGGTGATTAAGAAAGTGATACAAATACCAGTGGGTCGCTTTGCTTTCTTCTTATTCCAGAAGATAATGAGAATCCACTCTGTGGCTAAGACAGCTCTGTTAtgatcttctctttcccccaTTGTTTTTGTTCAAAGCTAGAAATCAAAGTGACGGGGTTAAAACGTCTTGTCGCTCCTGGCCAGGTGTCTGGCCTGGCGAGGCTGGCAGTGGACAGAAAGGCAGAATTTCAAGGCAGTGCCAGACCCCCAGCTGGAGTTTATCGTGTCCAGGCAGGCAGGGACCCTGAAAGATGGCTCTGTATCTGCACCTCACACCCCGTCACCCATCTCTGCCTCTTACAGATGCGGCCTAAAGTCATGTGGCACCTCCTTCGCCGGTACATGGCGTCCCGGCTCCATTCACTGCGGATGGGCGGCTACCTGTTCTCCGGCTCCCAGGCCCCGCAGCTGTCCCCCGCCCTGATGAGGGCCCTGGGCCAGAAGTGCCCCAACCTCAGGCGCCTCTGCCTGCACGTGGCCAACCTGAGCATGGTGCCCATCACCAGCCTGCCCTGCACCCTGAGGACCCTGGAGCTGCACAGCTGTGAGATCTCCATGGCCTGGCTCCTCAAGGAGCAGGACCCCACGGTGCTGCCCCTGCTTGAGTGCATCGTGCTGGACCGCGTACCCGCCTTCCGCGACGAGCACCTGCAGGGCCTCACGCGCTTCCGTGCCCTGCGCTCGCTTGTGCTGGGCGGCACCTACCGGGTGACCGAGACAGGGCTGGATGCCGGCCTGCAGGAGCTGAGCTACCTGCAGAGGCTGGAGGTGCTGGGTTGCACGCTCTCGGCGGACAGCACCCTCCTGGCCATCAGCCGCCACCTCCGCGACGTGCGCAAGATCCGGCTGACGGTCAGGGGCCTCTCTGCCCCCGGCCTGTCcgtcctggagggcatgccggccCTGGAGAGTTTGTGCCTGCTGGGCCCTCTCGTCACCCCAGAAATGCCCTCCCCGGCCGAaatcctctcctcctgcctcgcCATGCCCAAGCTCAGGGTGCTCGAGCTGCAGGGCCTCGGCTGGGAGGGTCAGGAGGCCGAGAGGATCCTGTGTAAGGGGCTGCCCCACTGTATGGTCATTGTCAGGGCATGCCCCAAAGAGTCCATGGACTGGTGGATGTGATCTCACCTCTCGTCCCTGGGACCATCAGCTTTCATGAATGAGCCCCAACCCCTCTGCGCAGGCCTTGTGGAGGGCGCGTAACCAAGCTGGGGAGGCCTGAAGGCCACTGGGAGGGAGAACCGAGGCCCTGGGGCCTCCAGACCAGTGGTATTATTGTTTGCAGGCTGTGTGACCTCTGTGACATCAGCCAGCCCCTTGGAAGCCCGGGCCCCGCATCTAGAAGTGGGAAAGACCATAGCTACCTCATGGTTATGCTGCAAAGCCTTACTCTCTTCCAGCCCCGGGCCCCAAAAATCCTCAATGAAGGGTCGTTCTCAGGGTCATTCACAGGGGCAGGATGGATGCAGAAAGGTGGAGTAAGGAGTTCGAGGGACCTGAGGTGCCAGGCCCCTCGGGAATCCTGGAAGGAGTGTCTATGCCTATGCACCCACACAGCCACACACCCCTGACATACCTATGTGCACCTGGGAGACACGAAGAGAAAGGACAGATGTGACTCACGCTTTGATGATCAAAACTTTAATAAAGGTTCTAAATTATATGTTCTGTATTTTGTattctgtattttccaagttttctaccatatatattattttgctattaaatgatttcttttcaacaaagtgctttcatttattcattcaacaaaactttctttctgtttcttttcttctcaaagtccgccagtatatagttgtatattctagttgtaggtccgtccgtttgtgctatgtgggatgccacctcagcgtggcttgagcaatgctatgtccacgcccaggatccaaaccagtgaaaccctgggtcaccaaagtggagcgtgtgaacttaaccacttggccaccaggctggcccccttgaCAAACATTTCTTAAGCGCCCGCTATTTTGCAGGCACTCTTCTGGGCACTGGGCCAGAAcagtgaaaaaacagaaaagatctGAGAAGGCAGGTGAGGACACCCATGGATAGCTGTGGGGACTCAGGCAATGAACCAGGGTCACGTGATGGAGGTGTGGACATCTGGaagggtgggcagggcaggctcTCTGACCCGAGACCTGAGAGGTGATGAGGAACCAGCCCTGGGAAGTGCtggggaaaatagaaaaagcaaagacTGAGATGGGAATAAGCTTGGCATTTTCCAGGAATGGGAAGAATAGTCCATGTGGCTGAGGAAACAAAGGATGAGCAATAGAAAGTAAAGTTAGAGAGACGATGGGGCAAGGTTGGATGGGGCCTCACGGGTGGCTCAGGTTTTAGGGGTTCAGTAGGAAGCAACTCCTCTTCCTGTCTTTTGAGTCTGAACCACTTAAAAGATGCAGGTGGCAGACCAATAGTGATCATGGGCGCCCACCCGTGAGATGAGCGTGACTTCTGAGCTGAGCTGGGTAGGAGGGTGGGTGTGGCTCACCACCCGCCCGCCAGTCCAGGGCGCCTGATCTGTGGTGGGCAGAGTGGGGGGAGAGAAAAGGGGCTGAGAACAGCATCCTTGGCTCCTTATTCCAAGCTCACCCATCAGAGAGGACCGGATGTTTCTCCCATGTTTTTCCCGCTGCACAGTGGAGTggaaattccttccccacctggGTACATGAGGACTGGGGTATGagtccctgctcccaccccctGATGTGGCTGTGGTTAGGGTCTACTTGCCCCACGCTGTGACCAAAACTGGCAGCTCCAGCCCTGGACACCTGGGGAACTGGGTCGATCCAGGCTGGAGCGTGGGGACTGGAGTAGTCTCAGGAAGGGACATGAGATCtgttttgctggtggagggtgtCTGGAGATGTGTGGTCTGTTGTAGGGAGTATGATGGAGGGGTCAACAGcagccctgtgctgggccctgcagGTGGGCTGCTGATGCCCCACCTGGAGCAGTTCCCCAGGGGAcaaatcttccttcctttctcctctctgcctttccaGGAGGAACGGAGTAGCAGACATGAAGTTAGGGGCAGTGGTAAATGTGGTTAACGTAACTGTTAACAGCCGGCGCCAGCAGGTGGAGGGGAAGACCTAATTCGTATTGTTCgcagcatttgccaatttctgtggtttaaattCTCTCACCGTGGCTGGTTTCAAGCTACCGACCGTTTAACAACTCTTTCACAAAATTCCCAAAAGTTTTGTGATCGGCTCTCCCGAGCTGGCACGAGCTGGCTGCAGCACACCACTGGTGGGAGGTGCCTTTCTCCCAGGTGCACCCAGTGGAGGGCTCACTCTGACTTAGTGATTCCTTCCCTGGGTTTAGCTCTGAGGGGTGTTGGGGTTATAGGACCCCAGACGCAGCTGCCATCAGACACAGGGGCATCTTGGGATCTCCCCGCCCCTGACCATTGCCTTCTCCCAGATAAGGGGCTGGAGGCTTAAGGCTGCcctctgttttaaaatgtacccGGGATTTGTTTTTAATCAGGTATGGAAAGGCGACAGACATGGAGACAACTGTCTTTGAAAGAAGAGTTTACTGCTTAAAATTCCCAAGAAGAGGGGGCATGCCATACCACGCAGGGCCACACGGGGGAGCATCAGGACTGATcagaaggagtgaggggaaaTCATGGGCTAGAGTCTTTATTAGGATTTTTGGGAAGGAATGGACCAGACAGGGTAGACAAGCTGAGGAAGCTTAGGATTGcatagtttgaataattttagtgGGCTCTAGGCTATAGTGGTGGTCCCTAGCTGTCTGTTACCTGGTCCTGGTGATTTAGGGCAGAGGGAATATTGGTTTAGTGTGGGAGAGTAAGATAAGGGAGGGGGTTGaattggttggtttgcatttgAAAGTCATGCTTAAAGCAAGTGTTTCCTATCTCTAGGAATTACCTAACCCTCAGAGGGGCGGTCCTTCCCCAGGTTTGCAAGGCCCTAAGATGTCAGAgcatcataaaatacagaaaataaaaaacatgatccaTACACCCTCCAATGAAGGTGAAATCACAATAGGTGACATCTATTGAGTATTTATTACATGTCAGGTGCTTTGCTCAGACCTTCAAGCATGAACTCCTACCAGCAGCCCAATGAGGAaggtacagaggaggaaactgaggcacagagaagtgaaattGCCCAAAGTCATGCAACCAGAAAAGCAGCAGAAACTGAGTAATCTTATTCCACAACCTTCACCATCATGGGAAGCTGCCTTGCTGACATGTGACAATAGCTGAAAGGATGGCCTGATAATTGTGTTCCATcaggggacaaagaccaaatatataaaatttttatagctttattgaggtattactgacataaataaatagCACATATTTAAGTGCAggatttgatgagttttgacatatgggTACACTTGTAAGACTGTTATCAAACCTCTTAATTCTCAAGTTCGTGTGCCTGATGAtcagtaagccaaacactgagacatcagttCTTGGAGATGAATGAAgctttattcaaattggccaaaatgagaaggtgggagcataGGTTCTTTCAAATCcgccttaacaagagaagaagccaggggttttatagagctaacaggtgtggcaggaggagtttcagagaaacaaaggggtaatgGTATTTCTTTCACTCccaataagcccctgggcaatctgacttctgggcatcgacagcagctgggggctggttatctggtgatcccTGAAGGCGTTCTCTTTATTCTGTCAAACAAGCTCATCAATcctgtgacccttgagtcacccctcaggttaaacaggaaaatggaaaattgaCAGGATTAACTTCTTTACGTAACAAGGTCAAAGGTAAtcatattgaatatttacagtaaccttTAGGTACTAGACTtcaaaaccatcaccacaatcaagataacaaacctttccatcacccccaaacgTTTCCTCATGGCCCCTTGtagccctccctgcctcctcccatccctgggcaaccactgatctgctttctgtcactatagattatttttctttccccagaaTTTTAGGTAAACGGAATCAGATAGTATGTACTTTGTGTTTCGAGGGGAGAGGGGTCTTGTTTCTCTCACTGAGCATAAtgattttaagattcatccaGGTCACTTTAGGAATTAACAGTTTGTCctcgagtagtattccatcatatggctATAGCACAACTTGTTATCCATatatcagttgatggatatttgtgttTAAACATgtctgttaaaaataatttttcctggggctggccccgtggccgagtggttaagttcgcgcgctctgctgcaggcggcccagtgtttcgttggttcgaatcctgggcgtggacatggcactgctcatcagaccacgctgaggcagcgtcccacatgccacaactagaaggacccacaacaaagaatatacaactatgtaccggggggctttggggagaaaaagggaaaaaataaaatctttaaaaaaaaaaaaaatttttcctgatGTCGAAAATAATACACACTTGTAAAGAATTTTAACATTACAGAAAGTGAATCTCTTTCTCATCTCAGGCCCCAGAGGGAATCATTGTGAAAAGTTCGGTGTATAATCTTCTAGAACTTTCCTTGTCTACTACTGGGGCTTCAGAGAAATATCAATTGATGACATCTCTTAATTTCCTTCCTGAGTTTGAGACCAGTCACAGGAATCAGAGATGAGAACATCAGCTTCATGATTGATGAAAGCAGGGTTGGAGCCTATGTCTTCACTCTGCAGCCCTGGTGGGCTTTCTGATATTTCACCCCCGAGTCTGCCAAACCTACTCAGGCGTGGCACAGCTAGTCAACCACAAGTTTCCCGTGGATGCATGGCCCCAGCCTGATCCAAATACCCGTTCTCTGGGGTCCAGCCAACTcccaaaaggagagagaagggtgtGAGCTGAAGAAGCCCTGTTTCTTCTTCTAAACCCACTAGTCAGATaaagtgtgtgggtgtgtatgtgcaGAGAGAGGTCAGGACTGTCACTTCAGCTGAAATTCCCCCTACTTGGACACAGGGAGCTGGAGGAATGGAGTTCCTTCCCTAACCCAGACTAAAATAGATGCATACCTGTTTTGTGTCAGTCTCAGCCCACAGATAGCGATGCTATTGGCTAGGAATGCCTGAGGCACTCACCTGGGCCCCTACTATTCATGGCGAGTCctcacagacatttccccaaccagagccaatgttgtggctggaccGGTTCTTGTGATTCTTATTATGACTGCAAGACGCACCTCAGCAACAACCATGAGGGAACTTTGAAGAGACaaggtttattactcacaagtCCTGGAGGGTACAGAGCATGCCCAAGAGCCACACAGCAAGGTCGCACACaggtagagacagagagagagagagagcatggacCTGGGGCTCTGCCTTTACTGGGGTCAAGGGTGAGGTGCTTAGGGTTTTGTGGGTTCACTCtgtattggtgaatttaaaacacgAGCAGGAATTAGGGtgcaagaagaaaaaagcaggCTGACTCAAGCAGTCAGTTATCTAGGTTTCTGTGGGAATTAATAAAACAAACCTTCATTAAGTTGGAGTTGGGAAGGCCTCGTGCTGTATCAAACATCATCAATGACACCAGACAAGAAGTAAAAGTCCTTTACTAccgaaggaagatttctctccccacccagcaacagcccagccaatgagaaacgccacagctcagccaatgagaagccccacagttcagccaatgagaaacaccgccgcccagccaatgagaaacactgcagcccagccaataAAAAgccccacagctcagccaatgagaaatgccacagctcagccaatgagaagccatttcCGCCCTGAGCTGTTACtctcctccaatggactttcctttagaatagcccctccctactcctcctttttctctgtaaaaacagcttccctcctttgttttctaGATTTGCCTATGGTTTCCCATAGCATGCACAttttgaattgcaattcttttggctcttcctgaataaactcattttgaggataaaataacagacgaatttgctttttaacttgACAAGTGTTAAGGGTAAAGCTCAAGCAATACATTTGGGGGATCTTTTGTTTATGGAAAtcccatttaaaaagaaaatacaaaaggaaaagatttgaCTACAtcgaaattaaataaaaagttggaAGATAGGAAAAAACCCAGGAGAAAGTATATGtgatataaaaaagataaaggaataaatcCAAGATATATACGTACATAACTTGCTCCTATGTATCAATGACAAAAAAGCAAGCAATTCAATAGAAAATCAGCATGGAAGTAGgcaatttataggaaatataggaactgggaaaattaataaaaggaaacctCATTGCAAATAgattcaggaggccagaagggggagctccCATGTAGTACTACTCAAGGTCAATTACTGGAAAGATGGTCAATcacagaccccaacagaaagaAGGCATCAACAGGAAGATATTCAATcacagaccccaacagaaagTCCCCAACAGTAAAGAAtcatcaattacaggaagaaatgtacagcatcccaaacagaaatcgACTACTCtagcaactcagccaatgagaagccatcaccaccctgaactcttgcttttctccaatggactttTGCTCAAAACAACTCCTCCCaatctccccctttttctctgtaaaataaaattcctCTCTCTTATTTGCCTACAGTCCGCCACAGCATGCACGTCCCAGATtgcaattctttggctattccTAAACAAACCcgttttgctggtaaaataactggctgttttatttttaaggttgacaAACATAACATTAAAGATTGACCAGTTGAACTACACTAAAGAACTCTATCAAAAAGACGCCattaagaaagggaaagtaaaTTATAGTAAGGGGTAAGACATTTGACTACTGTCTAGAATAAAATAACTTCAGCAAatcataagaaaaagacaaaatatccagaagaaaaatgagcaagaacCTTGAGTAGACAGTTCACGTGAGATTTCCAATAATCaataaagatatgaaaagatACCCAGTTGTGGTGATCAGTGAAATGGCAATAAAACCACCCTGAGATGCTAGTACACACTCAAGAGAGTGTTGGAAATTAAAGGCTAACGATACCAAGAATGGGTAGGGATGCAGAAGAACAGGAAAGCTCGTGCACCGTGTGGGAGTGTAAAGTTGTACAATCATATTCCTTCTGACCAATAAAGTATGGCAGAGGTCATGGGATGCAGCTCCTGTAATTATGTTGCATTACCTAAAACTGCTAGCCAACTTTTTCTAGAGTCTTCCTGTCTTTGTTGCTGGTGTTTAGGAAGCAAGCTCTCCTGAATAGTACAGCCAAAAGGAAACTAATTCTGCCCACGATCTGACGGAGTTTGGAAGTAGACCCTTCCCCATCTGGGTCTGATGAGACCCAGCCCTGGTGACACCTGAGTTCCAGCCTTGTAAAACCATAAAGCAGAGAACCTAGCTAAACCACAGAAATTGAGATAACGTGTGTTGTTGTGAGCCACCAAGTTtacggtaatttgttacacaccatagaaaactaatacaatccACTTGGAAAACAGACTTTTTATGATGGGAGATAAGGATACCCAAGGACCCAGTAATTCTATTCTTTGGACTGTATAGAACAGGGATGCTTACACATGGGCTCCAAGAGATATGTACAAGTacaggaattttttattttattttattttaaggaagatcagccctgagctaacatctgctgccaatcctcctctttttttttttttttttttttttttgctgaggaagactggccctgagctaacatccgtgcccatcttcctctactagaACAGGAATGTTTATACAAGTGTTATTTGaaattgccccaaactggaaacaatttaaaGTCCATCATCattaaaatgggtaaataaattgtggtgtagtcatacaatggaatacaatacATAATTATCATGAATGAACTCAAGTATACACAATATGCATGAATCTCATAAACAATGTTAAGTGCAGAAAcccctaaattaaaaaaagaccctgtatgattccatttctctaAAACTCAAAGACAGGCAAAATTAAACTGTAGTATTAGGAATAAATACTtatgtggtaaaaaaaaataaagaaacgcAAGGAAGTGATTACCATAAAGGCCAATATATTGCTCCCTTTTAGGTGGGAAGGCAGGGGTTTGTGAATGAGAAGGGACACACGAGATTTTGAAGGTTGTGGgggttttccttttaaaagtattCACCACCGTATAAATTTGTTTTGTCCTTTTTGtgtgttgtatttatttttaaaagttaaaaaaaatgaatttccacCAAATGCAATTTGGAAATGTACTAGAAATATTCCGACGTGGCACTGAGATGACAGGTTTTCTTGTGTATTTGTTCCACCATCGTAGTGTCCAACTGAAATAAAAGTTCTGTGAAGGCACGGCTCAGTattcattaaatgaataaatgaaaggaaaagcatTATTAAGGGAAATGACGGTAACCAcataaaagtaaaagcaaaaaataatggATATAGAAAAGATCTAAACATGTATGTACCTATAGAAAGTCTAAAAGTCCTTTACAAATTAATCGTATAAAAACggaaagatttaaataaaatcaacagTCCCAAGATTAACACACAAGTTTAAGACAAGTTCAAAGATAATACTGAAAGACTTCTGAAAACGGCCAAGAAAGGTTCGCAGTGAAGACTGGTGAAGAGGGATGTGCCCGTTGTCCACCGCAGCGAGGAAGGCCACGTCCTTGCACACGGCTGCGACAGCCCGGAGAGAAGCATCTTCCAGCCTCCGGCGGCCGGGCAGTCCGGAGCCGGCGCGAGGCCCCGCCCACGGGCCCCGCCCCGtcctggccccgccccccggTCCTCCCACCCCCCAGTTCTCCCGCCCGGAGCCGCCCCCGAGGTCCCTGGCGGAGCCGGCGGGCGGGGGCCCCAGCGCGTCCCCGTAGGAGGCCACGAAGACTTCGCCCGAGACTGGAGGACGCGGCCGCGCCCGAGCCGTCCGCGCGTCCACGCCTCGGGCCACGGGGGAGCGCGCGTTCCCAGGCGGCGG
The Equus caballus isolate H_3958 breed thoroughbred chromosome 7, TB-T2T, whole genome shotgun sequence genome window above contains:
- the FBXL12 gene encoding F-box/LRR-repeat protein 12 isoform X2, whose amino-acid sequence is MRVGGIMATFADLPDSVLLEIFSYLPVRDRIRVSRVCHRWKRLVDDRWLWRHVDLTLYTMRPKVMWHLLRRYMASRLHSLRMGGYLFSGSQAPQLSPALMRALGQKCPNLRRLCLHVANLSMVPITSLPCTLRTLELHSCEISMAWLLKEQDPTVLPLLECIVLDRVPAFRDEHLQGLTRFRALRSLVLGGTYRVTETGLDAGLQELSYLQRLEVLGCTLSADSTLLAISRHLRDVRKIRLTVRGLSAPGLSVLEGMPALESLCLLGPLVTPEMPSPAEILSSCLAMPKLRVLELQGLGWEGQEAERILCKGLPHCMVIVRACPKESMDWWM
- the FBXL12 gene encoding F-box/LRR-repeat protein 12 isoform X1, with product MRVGGIMATFADLPDSVLLEIFSYLPVRDRIRVSRVCHRWKRLVDDRWLWRHVDLTLYTVRGAGLGRGRVALNRGPPLSRWTWSRQSRMRPKVMWHLLRRYMASRLHSLRMGGYLFSGSQAPQLSPALMRALGQKCPNLRRLCLHVANLSMVPITSLPCTLRTLELHSCEISMAWLLKEQDPTVLPLLECIVLDRVPAFRDEHLQGLTRFRALRSLVLGGTYRVTETGLDAGLQELSYLQRLEVLGCTLSADSTLLAISRHLRDVRKIRLTVRGLSAPGLSVLEGMPALESLCLLGPLVTPEMPSPAEILSSCLAMPKLRVLELQGLGWEGQEAERILCKGLPHCMVIVRACPKESMDWWM
- the FBXL12 gene encoding F-box/LRR-repeat protein 12 isoform X3 — protein: MRPKVMWHLLRRYMASRLHSLRMGGYLFSGSQAPQLSPALMRALGQKCPNLRRLCLHVANLSMVPITSLPCTLRTLELHSCEISMAWLLKEQDPTVLPLLECIVLDRVPAFRDEHLQGLTRFRALRSLVLGGTYRVTETGLDAGLQELSYLQRLEVLGCTLSADSTLLAISRHLRDVRKIRLTVRGLSAPGLSVLEGMPALESLCLLGPLVTPEMPSPAEILSSCLAMPKLRVLELQGLGWEGQEAERILCKGLPHCMVIVRACPKESMDWWM